From Mycobacterium lacus, one genomic window encodes:
- a CDS encoding sulfotransferase family protein: protein MKASRSTSRFSWWHEWAAPLWIGCSFSAWTRLLIRNRFAVHWSRWHFAVLYTLLSVVNSSLGCWQKILFGRRVAKTVIADPPIFIVGHWRTGTTLLHELLVLDDRHTGPTGYECLAPHHFLLTEWFAPYVEFLVSKHRAMDNMALSLQHPQEDEFVWCMLGQPSPYLTIAFPNRPPQDERYLDLERLTSRELRAWKRTLFRFVQQVYFRRHKAVILKNPTHSFRIKVLLDIFPQARFVHIVRDPYVVYPSTIHLHKALYRIHGLQRPTFEGLAEAVLSTYVDLYRKLDEGRDLVDPSRFYELRYEDLIADPEGQLRRLYEHLGLGGFERVRPRVRRYFADRRDYETNTYQLTDEQRAIVTERWGEVIDRYGYGGQAREPA, encoded by the coding sequence ATGAAGGCCTCCCGCTCGACGTCTCGATTTTCCTGGTGGCACGAGTGGGCGGCCCCGCTGTGGATCGGTTGCAGTTTCTCGGCCTGGACGCGCCTGCTGATCCGTAACCGGTTCGCCGTGCATTGGAGTCGCTGGCACTTCGCCGTCCTCTACACGTTGCTTAGTGTCGTCAATTCCTCTCTGGGGTGCTGGCAGAAGATCTTGTTCGGCAGGCGCGTGGCCAAAACGGTGATCGCGGATCCGCCAATCTTCATCGTTGGGCATTGGCGCACCGGCACCACCTTGCTGCACGAACTGTTGGTCCTCGACGATCGCCACACCGGTCCCACGGGTTACGAATGCCTTGCGCCGCACCACTTTCTGCTGACCGAGTGGTTCGCGCCCTATGTGGAATTCCTGGTGTCGAAGCATCGGGCCATGGACAACATGGCTTTGAGCTTGCAACACCCTCAGGAAGACGAGTTCGTGTGGTGCATGTTGGGGCAGCCGTCGCCCTACCTGACCATCGCGTTTCCGAACCGGCCGCCTCAGGATGAGCGGTATCTGGATTTGGAGCGGCTGACATCGCGAGAACTCCGAGCGTGGAAACGCACTCTCTTCCGGTTCGTTCAGCAGGTGTACTTCCGCCGTCATAAGGCGGTGATCCTCAAAAACCCGACGCATAGTTTCCGAATCAAGGTGCTGTTGGACATATTTCCGCAAGCGAGGTTCGTACACATCGTCCGAGATCCTTACGTCGTTTATCCATCGACCATTCATCTTCATAAGGCGTTGTATCGCATACACGGCTTGCAGCGACCGACGTTCGAGGGACTGGCCGAAGCGGTTCTGTCCACCTACGTCGACCTGTATCGGAAGTTGGACGAAGGGCGAGACCTCGTTGATCCGTCACGCTTCTACGAATTGCGCTATGAGGATCTCATCGCTGATCCCGAGGGGCAGCTGCGCCGGCTGTACGAGCACCTGGGGCTGGGCGGCTTCGAGCGGGTACGGCCGCGTGTGCGGCGGTATTTTGCCGACCGTCGGGACTACGAAACGAACACCTACCAACTGACGGATGAGCAGCGGGCGATCGTCACTGAGCGGTGGGGTGAGGTCATCGACCGCTATGGCTATGGCGGTCAGGCGCGTGAACCGGCATAG
- a CDS encoding cytochrome P450: MTATRSSAQAAHGRAPTSGCPFGRGTPQPGDRGSSAPGGYPLTATIMRDARVVRTYGPEVAKALALRVAGKARSRLVGKRDRKYVQLTDFDPFDPATAADPYPHYRELLAGERVQYNPKRDVYILSRYADVREAARNHDALSSARGVTFSRGCLPFLPTSDPPAHTRMRKQLAPDMARGALESWRPMVDQLAREFVGRLPAQTPTDVVSTVAAPMPMRTITTVLGMSGTDEAAFCRLSNQAIRITDVDLSLSGLVSLVQGFTGFRRLRALFTQWRDNGLLQERTVLGKLAGHADHGRLSDDELFFFAVLLLVAGYETTANMISTLFLTLADYPDQLRLLAQRPDLIPSAIEEQLRFASPIQNICRTTRVDYPVGRAVIPAGSLVLLAWGAANRDPRQYDDPDVFRADRNPTGHLAFGSGIHLCPGTQLARMEGHAVLREIVANIDRIEVVEPPAWTTNANLRGLTRLRVAVTPRAAA, translated from the coding sequence ATGACAGCGACGCGGTCCAGTGCACAGGCAGCACACGGTCGGGCTCCTACGAGCGGATGCCCGTTCGGGCGGGGCACGCCCCAACCTGGTGATCGGGGCTCGTCCGCCCCGGGCGGATACCCCCTGACCGCAACCATCATGCGCGACGCCAGGGTTGTGCGAACCTATGGGCCCGAGGTCGCGAAGGCACTCGCGCTGCGGGTCGCCGGGAAGGCCCGGTCGCGTCTGGTGGGCAAACGCGACCGAAAGTATGTGCAGCTCACCGACTTCGACCCGTTCGATCCCGCGACGGCCGCCGATCCTTACCCCCATTACCGGGAGCTGTTGGCGGGCGAGCGGGTGCAGTACAACCCCAAACGCGACGTCTACATCCTGAGCCGCTACGCCGACGTCCGCGAGGCCGCGCGTAACCACGACGCATTGTCCAGCGCCCGCGGAGTCACCTTTTCACGGGGGTGCCTGCCTTTCCTCCCCACGTCTGATCCGCCGGCGCACACCCGGATGCGCAAGCAATTGGCGCCGGATATGGCGCGCGGCGCGCTGGAGTCCTGGCGTCCGATGGTCGACCAACTTGCCCGTGAGTTCGTCGGCCGGCTTCCGGCGCAGACACCCACGGACGTCGTCTCCACCGTGGCCGCGCCGATGCCGATGCGCACCATCACTACGGTGCTCGGCATGTCGGGAACGGACGAGGCGGCTTTTTGCCGGTTGTCCAATCAGGCCATTCGGATCACCGATGTCGACCTGTCGCTGTCGGGGCTGGTTTCACTGGTGCAGGGCTTCACCGGATTCCGGCGATTGCGTGCGCTGTTCACCCAATGGCGCGATAACGGTCTGCTGCAGGAGCGCACCGTCCTGGGGAAGCTTGCCGGGCACGCGGATCATGGTCGGCTCAGCGATGACGAGTTATTCTTCTTTGCGGTGTTGCTGCTGGTTGCGGGCTATGAGACCACCGCGAACATGATCAGCACCTTGTTTCTCACGTTGGCCGACTATCCAGATCAGCTCCGGCTCCTTGCGCAACGACCAGATCTGATCCCGTCGGCGATCGAGGAGCAGCTTCGCTTTGCGTCGCCAATCCAAAACATCTGCCGCACAACGCGCGTCGACTACCCGGTCGGGCGGGCCGTCATCCCCGCGGGTTCACTGGTGCTGTTGGCGTGGGGCGCGGCGAACCGTGACCCGCGTCAATACGACGATCCCGATGTCTTTCGCGCCGACCGCAACCCGACCGGGCATCTCGCGTTTGGGTCCGGCATCCACTTGTGTCCGGGGACCCAGCTGGCGCGGATGGAGGGCCACGCCGTTCTGCGCGAGATCGTCGCCAACATCGACCGGATCGAGGTGGTCGAGCCGCCGGCGTGGACGACAAACGCCAACCTTCGCGGCCTGACCCGGCTGCGTGTGGCGGTTACGCCCCGCGCAGCCGCATAG
- a CDS encoding cupin domain-containing protein: MNHAHVDAQVKAIQQPDRVVEFLDGSVRVAVELLGTVAVGHGTDRPGWRWSLHVAPMTGRASGHHVGDVLSGHMVVRSRAGLEIEVGPNQAFAAEPGHDAWVLGDEPCVALDWWPISDPSS; the protein is encoded by the coding sequence GTGAACCATGCTCATGTCGACGCGCAGGTGAAGGCGATCCAGCAACCCGATCGGGTCGTTGAGTTCCTCGATGGCAGCGTGCGGGTCGCCGTCGAGCTATTGGGAACGGTCGCCGTCGGGCACGGGACCGACCGGCCCGGGTGGAGATGGTCGCTCCACGTCGCACCAATGACGGGTCGCGCCTCCGGGCACCACGTCGGCGACGTGCTAAGCGGACACATGGTGGTGAGGAGCCGCGCGGGCCTCGAGATCGAAGTTGGCCCGAACCAGGCGTTTGCCGCAGAACCGGGACACGACGCGTGGGTGCTCGGAGACGAGCCGTGCGTCGCACTTGATTGGTGGCCGATCAGCGACCCATCCTCCTAG
- a CDS encoding DUF2695 domain-containing protein — translation MATPPDKERRRQLRDAYKNAESAARTSLIQVDQYQLQQLLDHVDERLGAEPCDHTTRHAEQWAESHRIDWSALAEGLREFGGYCDCEIVLNVQPGEIFD, via the coding sequence ATGGCTACCCCACCCGACAAGGAGCGACGCCGCCAGCTTCGCGACGCCTACAAGAATGCCGAGAGCGCGGCGCGCACCTCATTGATCCAGGTCGACCAATACCAGCTTCAGCAGCTGCTGGACCACGTCGATGAGCGGCTCGGGGCAGAGCCCTGTGACCACACAACCCGGCACGCCGAGCAATGGGCCGAGTCGCACCGGATCGACTGGTCGGCCCTGGCCGAGGGCCTGCGGGAGTTTGGTGGTTACTGCGACTGCGAGATCGTGCTGAATGTCCAACCCGGCGAGATCTTCGACTAG
- a CDS encoding PE family protein: protein MSFVFATPGALQAAAADLANIGSALAAANAAVATPTTGILPAGGDEVSAALAALFSGHGQVWQAISKDAAWLHQQFVDALNGGAIKYVTTELENAEQNALHVINEPTEYLFGRPLIGNGANGAPGTGQNGGNGGILWGNGGNGGSGAPGQPGGNGGDAGLFGSGGAGGAGGASASGAGGAGGSGGAGGLFGSGGAGGAGGTSMTGMGGAGGTGGTGGLFGTGGTGGAGGSGVGGGGAGGAGGNAWLSGSGGDGGAGGVGGPSGSGGAGGSGGNGGWLSGNGGDGGAGGAGTVNNGGNGGAGGNAGLLSGNGGDGGAGGYGNSSGGSGGAGGNAGWLSGDGGNGGFGGVGGDCHGGNGGDGGSGAWLAGNGGAGGDGGFGVTDGGSGGTGGNAGHLFGNGGSGGAGGNGFTGHGGAGGNGGDAGLIGDGGNGGDGGAGAISGGDGGDGGNASMIGNGGNGGNGGTGHVSGAGGSGGAGGKLVGQAGINGMSGEVPDGYRTRWEALPDS from the coding sequence ATGTCGTTTGTGTTCGCGACACCGGGGGCATTGCAGGCCGCGGCAGCGGACCTGGCGAACATCGGTTCGGCGCTTGCTGCGGCGAATGCGGCTGTGGCTACCCCGACAACGGGAATACTTCCCGCGGGCGGCGATGAAGTCTCCGCCGCGCTCGCCGCGCTATTTTCCGGGCACGGCCAAGTTTGGCAGGCGATTAGCAAGGACGCCGCATGGCTTCATCAGCAGTTTGTTGATGCCCTCAATGGTGGCGCCATCAAGTATGTGACCACCGAGCTTGAGAACGCCGAGCAGAATGCCCTGCACGTCATCAATGAACCGACCGAATATCTGTTCGGGCGGCCGCTGATTGGGAACGGCGCCAACGGGGCCCCGGGGACGGGGCAGAACGGCGGGAATGGCGGAATCTTGTGGGGCAACGGCGGTAACGGCGGATCAGGCGCGCCCGGCCAGCCCGGCGGCAACGGGGGTGACGCTGGGCTATTCGGCTCCGGTGGCGCCGGCGGGGCAGGTGGAGCCTCGGCAAGCGGCGCCGGCGGGGCCGGCGGCTCCGGCGGCGCCGGAGGGTTGTTTGGCTCCGGCGGTGCCGGTGGGGCCGGGGGGACTTCGATGACCGGCATGGGCGGTGCCGGTGGAACCGGCGGAACCGGCGGACTTTTCGGCACCGGGGGCACCGGCGGGGCGGGCGGGTCCGGCGTGGGCGGTGGCGGAGCCGGCGGGGCGGGCGGCAACGCATGGCTTTCCGGCTCGGGCGGCGACGGCGGGGCCGGGGGAGTCGGCGGGCCTTCCGGCTCCGGTGGCGCTGGTGGATCCGGGGGCAACGGTGGCTGGCTTTCCGGTAACGGCGGTGACGGTGGCGCTGGTGGAGCGGGCACCGTCAACAACGGGGGCAACGGCGGGGCCGGCGGCAACGCCGGTTTGCTGTCCGGGAACGGGGGCGACGGCGGTGCGGGCGGATACGGTAACAGCAGCGGTGGCAGCGGAGGGGCCGGCGGTAACGCCGGCTGGTTGTCCGGTGACGGCGGTAATGGCGGGTTCGGCGGAGTCGGCGGCGACTGCCACGGTGGCAACGGCGGCGACGGCGGCAGTGGGGCCTGGCTCGCGGGCAACGGCGGTGCCGGTGGTGACGGCGGTTTCGGCGTCACCGATGGCGGTAGCGGTGGCACTGGCGGAAACGCCGGCCATCTATTCGGCAACGGCGGCTCGGGTGGCGCGGGTGGGAATGGTTTTACTGGCCATGGCGGAGCGGGTGGCAACGGTGGCGATGCCGGGTTGATCGGCGACGGTGGCAACGGCGGTGACGGCGGCGCCGGCGCGATCAGCGGCGGTGACGGCGGAGATGGCGGCAACGCGTCGATGATCGGCAACGGCGGCAACGGCGGCAACGGGGGAACGGGACATGTGTCGGGCGCCGGTGGCAGCGGCGGTGCCGGCGGGAAGCTGGTGGGCCAGGCCGGGATTAATGGGATGAGTGGGGAAGTGCCGGATGGCTATCGAACGCGATGGGAGGCATTGCCGGACAGCTGA
- a CDS encoding YidH family protein: MSAGEPGANTATEREPDYRFTLANERTFLAWQRTALGLLAAAVALVQLVPELTVPGARRLLGVGLAVLAILTSGMGLLRWQQVDRAMRRGEPLPRHPTPAYLAVGLSVVGLIALGLVIAKAVMG, translated from the coding sequence GTGTCCGCCGGCGAACCTGGTGCCAACACCGCGACCGAACGCGAGCCCGACTACCGGTTCACCCTGGCCAACGAGCGGACTTTCCTGGCTTGGCAGCGCACCGCGTTGGGGCTGCTCGCCGCGGCGGTCGCCCTGGTGCAGCTCGTTCCGGAGCTGACGGTCCCCGGCGCGCGCCGTCTGCTCGGCGTCGGGCTGGCAGTGCTGGCGATCCTCACCAGCGGGATGGGGCTGCTGCGCTGGCAACAAGTGGATCGCGCCATGCGCCGAGGTGAACCCTTGCCCCGCCACCCCACGCCGGCCTACCTCGCGGTGGGGCTCAGCGTGGTCGGGCTCATCGCGCTCGGGTTGGTGATCGCCAAGGCGGTGATGGGTTGA
- a CDS encoding DUF202 domain-containing protein yields MTGSTATGDRRYRETQAARTALAWTRTSFAFLANGALLSVKYLHGREMPARLIPALLAAAVALGTYIIAVRRQRTLQQEQTPTRITPRRQVYVIGLAVVVLVLVTMVSQVI; encoded by the coding sequence TTGACCGGCTCGACGGCCACGGGCGATCGTCGGTATCGCGAGACACAGGCGGCGAGGACGGCACTGGCCTGGACGCGCACGTCGTTCGCGTTCTTGGCCAACGGCGCGCTGCTGAGCGTCAAGTACCTGCATGGCCGTGAGATGCCGGCGAGGTTGATCCCGGCGTTACTGGCTGCCGCGGTGGCGTTGGGTACCTACATCATCGCTGTGCGACGCCAGCGGACGCTGCAGCAGGAGCAGACCCCGACGCGGATCACCCCCCGCCGCCAGGTGTACGTCATCGGGTTAGCCGTGGTGGTGCTCGTCCTCGTGACTATGGTTTCCCAGGTGATCTAG
- a CDS encoding cytochrome P450, with amino-acid sequence MTATVLLDVPFSARGDRIPDEVAELRTREPVRKVRTVAGAEAWLVSSYALCTQVLEDRRFSMKETAAPGAPRLNALTVPPEVVNNMGNIADAGLRKAVMKAITPKAPGVEQFLRDTANSLLDNLIAEGAPADLRNDFADPLATALHCKVLGIPQEDGPKLLRSLSFAFMSSADPIPAAKINWDRDIEYMAGLLDNPNVTTGLMGELSRLRKDPSYSHVSDELFATVGVTFFGAGVISTGCFLTTALISLIQHPRLRSLLREKPELIPAGVEELLRINLSFADGLPRLATADIQVGDVLVRKGELVLVLIEGANLDPDHFPNPEKIELDRPNPTSHLAFGRGQHTCPGSALGRRHAQIGIETLLHKIPGFDLAVPIDQLVWRTRFQRRVPERLPVLW; translated from the coding sequence ATGACCGCCACCGTTCTCCTCGACGTCCCATTCTCGGCACGCGGGGACCGGATTCCCGACGAAGTCGCCGAATTACGAACCCGCGAGCCCGTCCGTAAGGTACGAACCGTTGCCGGCGCCGAAGCCTGGCTCGTCTCCTCGTATGCACTGTGCACGCAGGTGCTGGAGGATCGGCGCTTCTCGATGAAAGAAACCGCCGCTCCCGGTGCTCCCCGCCTCAACGCGCTGACCGTTCCACCCGAAGTGGTCAACAACATGGGAAACATTGCCGACGCGGGCCTGCGCAAGGCGGTGATGAAGGCGATCACACCGAAGGCCCCCGGTGTGGAGCAATTCCTGCGCGACACGGCAAACTCGCTGCTGGACAACCTGATTGCCGAGGGCGCGCCAGCCGATCTGCGCAATGACTTCGCCGACCCGTTGGCCACCGCGCTGCACTGCAAGGTCCTGGGCATCCCGCAAGAAGACGGCCCGAAGCTGTTGCGCAGCTTGAGTTTCGCTTTCATGAGTTCGGCCGATCCCATCCCCGCCGCGAAGATCAACTGGGATCGCGACATCGAATACATGGCCGGTCTCTTGGACAACCCTAACGTCACGACCGGACTCATGGGCGAACTGTCCAGGCTCCGAAAAGATCCCAGCTACTCACATGTCTCCGACGAGCTGTTCGCCACGGTCGGCGTCACCTTCTTCGGCGCCGGAGTGATCTCGACTGGCTGCTTCCTCACCACGGCGCTGATATCGCTGATCCAGCACCCGCGCCTGCGGAGCCTGCTGCGTGAAAAGCCGGAACTGATCCCGGCCGGTGTGGAGGAGCTGCTGCGGATCAATCTCTCCTTCGCCGACGGGCTACCACGCCTGGCCACCGCCGACATCCAGGTCGGCGACGTGCTGGTGCGCAAGGGGGAGCTGGTGCTGGTGCTGATCGAGGGTGCCAACCTCGATCCCGACCACTTCCCGAACCCGGAGAAGATCGAGCTCGACCGGCCGAACCCCACCTCTCACCTTGCGTTCGGCCGCGGCCAACACACCTGCCCTGGATCAGCTCTCGGCCGCCGCCACGCACAAATCGGCATCGAGACGCTGCTGCACAAGATACCGGGCTTCGACCTGGCCGTGCCGATCGACCAACTGGTCTGGCGCACCCGGTTCCAAAGACGCGTCCCCGAACGCCTGCCGGTGCTCTGGTAG
- a CDS encoding FAD-binding oxidoreductase: MSDLTARFAQIVGTDNVLTGDAISEDYSHDEELTAPPQQPAYLAKPASAEEVAQLLLAASEHGVPVTARGSGCGLSGAARPLRGGLLISFDRMNAVLEVDTVNQVAVVQPGVTLTELDAATLDAGLRYTVYPGELSSSVGGNVGTNAGGMRAVKYGVARHNVLGLQAVLPTGEIIRTGGKIAKVSTGYDLTQLIIGSEGTLALVTEVIVKLHPRLDDSATLLAPFADFDQVMAAVPKILASGLGPYILEYIDNVSMAALVATQDLELGIPDSIRDSCEAYLVVALENRSASRVLEDVETAGEMLAELGAVDVYVLEGSAARKLIEGREKAFWAAKAAGADDIIDTVVPRAAMPKFLATARGLASAAGGGAAGCGHAGDGNVHMAIVCKDPDKRKQLMADIFALAMELGGAISGEHGVGRAKTPYFLELEDPAKIALMRRIKRSFDPAGILNPGVVFAAEQA, from the coding sequence ATGAGCGACTTGACGGCGCGATTTGCCCAGATCGTCGGCACCGACAACGTGCTGACCGGCGACGCGATTTCCGAGGACTACTCGCACGACGAGGAGTTGACCGCGCCGCCGCAGCAGCCGGCGTACCTCGCCAAGCCGGCGAGCGCAGAAGAGGTCGCGCAGCTGCTGCTGGCCGCCTCAGAGCACGGGGTGCCGGTGACGGCCCGCGGGTCCGGGTGCGGTTTGTCGGGTGCGGCGCGGCCGCTGCGGGGTGGGCTGCTGATCTCTTTCGACCGCATGAACGCGGTCTTGGAGGTCGACACCGTCAACCAGGTCGCCGTTGTCCAGCCCGGGGTGACGTTGACCGAGCTGGACGCCGCGACCCTCGACGCCGGCCTGCGGTACACCGTTTACCCCGGCGAGCTGTCCTCCAGCGTCGGCGGAAACGTCGGAACGAACGCCGGCGGGATGCGCGCGGTCAAATACGGGGTAGCCCGCCATAACGTGCTCGGGTTGCAGGCGGTGCTGCCGACCGGCGAGATCATCCGAACCGGCGGCAAGATCGCCAAGGTGTCCACGGGCTACGACCTGACCCAGCTGATCATCGGCTCCGAAGGCACCCTGGCTTTGGTCACCGAGGTGATCGTCAAGCTGCACCCGCGGCTCGACGATAGCGCCACCCTGCTCGCCCCGTTCGCCGACTTCGACCAGGTCATGGCGGCCGTGCCCAAGATCCTCGCCAGCGGGCTCGGGCCCTACATCCTGGAGTACATCGACAACGTGTCGATGGCCGCACTCGTTGCCACCCAGGACCTGGAGCTAGGCATTCCCGACAGCATCCGCGACAGCTGCGAGGCGTATCTCGTTGTGGCGCTTGAGAACCGTAGTGCCAGCCGAGTGCTCGAAGATGTCGAGACCGCCGGTGAAATGCTCGCCGAGCTGGGTGCGGTCGATGTCTACGTGCTGGAAGGAAGTGCGGCACGCAAGCTGATCGAGGGGCGCGAGAAGGCATTTTGGGCGGCAAAGGCGGCCGGCGCGGATGACATCATCGACACCGTGGTTCCCCGCGCGGCGATGCCGAAGTTCCTTGCCACCGCACGCGGTCTAGCGTCGGCCGCCGGCGGTGGCGCCGCCGGCTGCGGGCACGCCGGCGACGGCAATGTACACATGGCCATCGTGTGCAAGGATCCGGACAAGAGAAAGCAGCTGATGGCTGACATCTTCGCGCTCGCAATGGAATTGGGCGGCGCGATCTCGGGCGAACACGGCGTCGGTCGCGCGAAAACCCCTTACTTCCTGGAGCTCGAAGACCCGGCCAAGATAGCCCTCATGCGCCGAATCAAGCGGAGCTTCGACCCAGCGGGCATCCTCAACCCCGGTGTTGTCTTCGCCGCAGAGCAAGCATGA
- a CDS encoding carboxymuconolactone decarboxylase family protein — protein MTVDLPSSPLGEVDPQFEKLALDVVAFTFGLPGTSIREKLLQNLTLDVCRSHTGLAFRMHLTAAKMHGVAYADPLAAIRFIAPHSGYPAAADALARLKEVATEIGMDTSDLGEKPTPGAVDNVMRRLDTTDEWTTRFQEWQTSRAWSEDLLSRRERAIMALTSDVGQQTLDESFHWHVELALDAGLSKDDVRDVVRFCAEYGTARVAAALRELDNVLST, from the coding sequence ATGACGGTGGACCTACCGAGCAGTCCCCTGGGAGAAGTAGACCCGCAGTTCGAGAAGCTCGCACTCGACGTGGTCGCATTCACGTTCGGACTGCCCGGTACGAGCATCCGGGAAAAGCTATTGCAGAACCTGACCCTGGATGTTTGCCGTTCACACACGGGGCTGGCTTTCCGTATGCACCTCACCGCGGCCAAGATGCACGGTGTCGCCTACGCCGACCCGTTGGCCGCGATCCGGTTTATTGCGCCCCACTCGGGTTATCCGGCCGCGGCGGACGCGCTCGCCCGGCTCAAGGAGGTCGCAACCGAAATCGGCATGGACACAAGCGATCTCGGCGAGAAGCCGACGCCTGGCGCGGTGGATAACGTTATGAGACGCCTCGACACCACCGACGAATGGACCACCAGATTCCAGGAGTGGCAGACCTCTCGCGCGTGGTCGGAGGACCTACTGAGCAGGCGAGAACGCGCCATCATGGCGCTTACCTCCGATGTCGGCCAGCAGACCCTTGACGAATCTTTCCATTGGCACGTCGAACTCGCGCTCGATGCTGGTCTCAGCAAGGACGACGTCCGTGACGTTGTCCGCTTCTGCGCCGAGTACGGCACCGCACGGGTCGCGGCAGCGCTGCGGGAGCTCGACAACGTCCTGTCAACATAG
- a CDS encoding nitroreductase family deazaflavin-dependent oxidoreductase, with the protein MPTPRWVARANKIGLNRLTKYIAPWAPGWGVVIHRGRKSGSTFRTPLWVFRRRNGFVIALTYGPNTDWVRNVLAAGGCELRTRGRHYLLSAPTLFRDENATDMPPFIRFMLRRVIKAPEFLKLDVVRELNSVVTVER; encoded by the coding sequence ATGCCTACACCACGATGGGTCGCTCGGGCCAACAAGATCGGTCTCAATCGCCTCACTAAGTACATCGCCCCATGGGCGCCGGGATGGGGGGTCGTCATCCATCGCGGGCGCAAATCGGGGAGCACCTTCCGCACCCCACTGTGGGTCTTCCGCCGCCGCAACGGATTTGTGATCGCGCTGACCTACGGACCCAATACCGATTGGGTTCGCAATGTCCTCGCCGCGGGCGGCTGTGAACTGCGGACCAGGGGGCGACACTACCTGCTCAGCGCCCCGACGCTCTTTCGCGACGAAAATGCGACCGACATGCCGCCGTTCATCCGGTTCATGCTCCGCAGGGTGATCAAGGCGCCCGAGTTCCTCAAGCTCGACGTCGTACGCGAACTGAATTCCGTTGTCACGGTTGAAAGATAA
- a CDS encoding TetR/AcrR family transcriptional regulator, with protein sequence MRPIGRRPGNPDTREVIVTTARRLFADSGYDKTSVRDIATAAGVDPALIRHYFGSKAELFRSTVGWPFEPVELGARITGGDRRHIGARLTRVFFEAWEQPGSRAPLLAILRGAATHEESTTLVRQFIQDQLYPQLAKPLRGSDTELRIDLAMAQLLGIAYLRHVLQVEPIASAPADELIARVTPIITAHLNPER encoded by the coding sequence ATGCGCCCGATTGGACGACGTCCGGGTAACCCGGATACCCGCGAGGTGATCGTGACGACGGCCCGGAGGCTGTTCGCCGACTCCGGATACGACAAGACCTCGGTCCGCGACATCGCTACCGCGGCTGGCGTTGACCCGGCGCTGATCCGGCACTATTTCGGCAGCAAGGCAGAACTATTCCGGTCCACCGTGGGGTGGCCGTTCGAGCCAGTCGAGCTTGGCGCACGCATCACCGGCGGTGATCGCCGCCACATCGGCGCGCGACTGACGCGGGTTTTCTTCGAAGCGTGGGAGCAGCCGGGCTCGCGCGCCCCGCTGCTGGCGATCCTGCGCGGTGCGGCCACCCACGAGGAGTCCACCACCCTGGTGCGTCAGTTTATTCAGGACCAGTTGTACCCGCAGTTGGCCAAGCCATTGCGGGGATCGGATACCGAACTGCGGATCGACTTGGCGATGGCGCAGCTGTTGGGCATCGCCTATCTGCGCCACGTCCTGCAGGTGGAACCGATCGCGTCCGCACCCGCGGACGAACTCATTGCGCGGGTCACGCCAATCATCACCGCCCATCTCAATCCAGAGCGCTAA
- a CDS encoding TIGR03085 family metal-binding protein, protein MADVPLDAQERVELCDLLDELGPSVPTLLDGWTARDLAAHLVLRERDLVAGPCLVLPGPFQRFAERRRARLAGGKDFTWLVARIRSGPPIGLFRIGWVRAMANLNEFFVHHEDVRRANGLGPRSLTPAMDAALWRNVRRGGHYLSRRLRGFGLEIEWAGTNERVTVASGEPTARLSGAPGELLLCLFGRQAAAQVDVGGSPEAVAAVRRTHFGM, encoded by the coding sequence GTGGCTGACGTTCCGCTAGATGCGCAGGAACGCGTTGAGCTCTGTGATCTCCTCGACGAGCTCGGCCCTTCCGTTCCTACCCTGCTTGACGGCTGGACCGCGCGTGACCTCGCCGCGCACCTCGTGTTGCGAGAACGCGATCTCGTCGCCGGCCCCTGCCTCGTGCTACCCGGCCCGTTTCAGCGGTTCGCCGAGCGGCGCAGGGCGAGGCTGGCAGGGGGCAAGGACTTCACGTGGCTTGTCGCGCGGATCCGGTCCGGCCCGCCCATCGGGTTGTTCCGCATTGGATGGGTCCGCGCTATGGCGAACCTCAACGAGTTCTTCGTTCATCACGAGGATGTTCGCAGAGCGAACGGTCTGGGGCCCCGGAGCCTCACGCCCGCGATGGACGCCGCCTTGTGGCGAAACGTTCGCCGCGGCGGCCACTACCTGAGCCGGCGGCTGCGCGGTTTCGGGCTCGAGATCGAGTGGGCCGGAACGAACGAGCGGGTGACGGTTGCGTCGGGCGAACCGACGGCCCGACTCAGCGGTGCGCCGGGCGAACTTCTGCTATGCCTCTTTGGGCGCCAAGCGGCTGCGCAGGTCGACGTGGGCGGATCACCGGAAGCCGTTGCCGCTGTGCGGCGCACGCACTTCGGCATGTGA